The DNA segment AGCGGCTGAACAACGACGGAGAATTACAGGAAACGCTAAGGGCTTTACGGGAATTACTGAGCAGACAGAAGAGAACGCACGGGGAAATGCAGGAGAGCTGATTGGGAGGGGGCAAATTTTGCTTTTTTGCTCCTACCCTATCACAGAGATCCCCGCTGCGGATCTACGACATTGCCCCGGTGCACAGGAAAGTGCTGTCTGGGCAACGTCTTTACTCGCAATTAAAGATCTTCAATACTGGCGGCTATCTGATCGGACTCCAGCACAGTAATCCCGCCCAGTCCGGCATTAAACGCCTGCTCCTGCAACGCTTTCGCCACGACATCGGCATCAATCGCTTTCAGTTTACCGGGCAACAGTTTGAACAGCGGCGCGCTAAGTTGCTCGAGCAGACGCGGCGGATGGCGTTTTCCCACCAGCAATGACGGCCTGACCAGCGTCAGCAGCGGCCAGCCCTGCTGCATCAGCGCCTGTTCCATTTCTCCCTTGGTGCGGTTGTAGAGAAAACGCGAAGTTGCATCAGCTCCGTGAGCACTGACCGCCAGGCAATGGCGGGCACCGAGTTCCCGGGCCGCTTTGGCACTGTCGACGACCAGATCATAATCCACAGCCCGAAACGCCGCCGCGCTTCCCGCCTGCTTTCGCGTGGTGCCGAGACAGCAAAACAGCAAATCGATCGGTTCATCCAGCGCGACAACCAAAGAGGTCAAGTTCGCTCCCAGCGGATTGACCACTTTGCTGCCCGGTGGCAACGGACGGCGGCTTGGCGCGACAATGCGGCTGACACGCGGATCCAGTTGTAGCAGGCGCAACAGTTCGCGCCCCACCAGACCACTTCCACCAAGAAGAAGAACTTTTGCCATATCACTTCCTTTTAAAAAACGGCGTTTCACAGAGAGATAATTGAGTGTTACCTGATTGTTATAGCGGCGCTATAAGACATATCTTGTTACGGATGTTTGTCAGACACCACCCGATCCCACATCAGCTTTTTCCCAAAGCCGAGTGCGTTATCCGTCATCTTGATGTAGTTGAGTTTTAGCCGCCAGACCGGCGCTTTCATCGCGATGGCGACGGGAAAATGCGTGCAGTAAAGCTGGCGCGCGCGGTGCTCTTCTTCGCCGGTCAGCACCGTGGCATCTCCGCGATACTGAATGCCTTTGATTAGCGCGATGGTTTTGGGATGCGGGGCGATGGTGCCGACCACCTGCGGGGATTTTGCCATCAGTGTGCCGTGCAGGGTTTTCATTTCGGTCATGAAATACAGCGACAGGCTTTCTGAATCGGTCACGTAAAAGCAGTTGGCGCTCCACATCTCGCCGTCGGCAACGGCGCACAACGCCAGTACGTGATTTTTATTGAGAAACTTCAGGATGTGTCTCAGATCGTCAGGATTATTCATCAGCGGTGCCCTTTCCATTCTTTGCCCACAGTGTAACGCGCCGCTTTGCGTTTTTACGTCACTCCTTTATGCGCTTCAGGTAAACTTACGCAAATTTTGCTAAATGCACCGAGCCTATGTCTGCCGCATCGAACTGGTATTTATACATGTTGAGAACCCCGACCGGTGTGCTTTACACCGGGATCACCACCGACGTTGCACGGCGTCTGGGTGAGCATCAATCCGGTAAAGGGGCGAAAGCGCTACGTGGAAAAGGCGAATTGCAGCTGGCGTTTCACTGCGCGGCGGGCGATCGCTCGCTGGCGTCAAAGCTGGAGCTGAAAGTGAAAAAACTCACTAAAGCACAGAAGGAATTGCTGGTGAAAGCCGCCCCGGAATCACTGGAACGTTATCTGGGATGGTCAGAAAGCGACAGTCAGGAAGAAAGCCAACGGGCCTGAACACAGACCCGTGGGTAAATCAGAACCGGTTGAACGCAGGCGGGAAGACCACTTCTCCGCTGGCGTTAGTGAGCGCATCGTCAGTGAGCGTGAACAGCTGGAAAGTTTGTTCCGCGCCCGGCCAGCGGCAATGCAAGTCATGCGACGCCGCCGGTTTAAAACCGAAGCGACCATAATAAGCCGGGTCACCCAGCACAACCACCGCGGCGTAACCGAATTCGTTCAGGGAATCTAACCCTTCGTAAATTAACTTTTCGCCGAGCCCCTGACGGCGCAGAGATTCTTCCACCGCCAGCGGTGCCAGTCCGACCCAGTTGCGGTCTTCACCCTGAATATCGACCGGGCAAAATGCGACATACCCCACTACGCCGCCTTCGTCATCGGTTGCCACCACGCCCAGCGTCAGTAAACCGTCTTCGCGCAGTTCCTGCACCAGATCGGCTTCTGCGCCCGTCGGGAAAGCGGAACGCAACAGACGGTCAATGCCCGCTGCATCAACAGGAATTTCAGTTCGGATTAACATGGTTCAGTTACCGGAGCTTGCGGCTCACGGTCCTCCTGCATACCCGCTTCGACAAAATCGGCCAGATGCAACAGACCGTTTTTCAACAGCACAGGCATGGTATCAAGATCGATAGAATCCATCAGATTCTTCACATACAGACCGAGTTCGGTATCACCCTCAATGCGCAGACGGCGCTGGAAGAACAGCGTGTCCGGATCTTCTTTGCGGGCGGCGATCAGGATCAGATCATTGGCGCAACCGCTGAAACTGACATCGGCGACGCCTTCTTCGCGGATCACCAGTTTTCCAGCTTCCACTGACATCTGCCAGCTCAGACTGAGATCGGTGACATCAATTTTTAACCAACGGCTGTCCAAAAAATCCAGTTCACCGTCGGCCAGCGCCTGACGTAGCTGCCAGCTCAACACCTGCTGCAAAACCTGACGCCGTAGCGCGAAAGGGGTGAATTTTAAAGGCACACTTAACAGGGATGGCCCCTGACGAACCATACGTGCACGTAGTTTTTGCAACACTGGCACTACTCCTTTCGGTAACTTTTTGGGCAACTCTCGGCACTATTTTGCCACATCACCAGACTCATTCAGCGGCCTGCATCAATAAATACTGCAACAGAAAAACCTCACGTACAACCTCCCCGGCCCTAACCCCCCTCTCAATACCCCATAAACTGCCTCAAATCAAAATATTGCACCTATAGCTTCTCTAAAATGGTTAGCCAATCAAAGCCTTCGCTGATGAATGAATTACGTCGGCAAATGGCTTCTCATCACTATCAACCCTTCAGCTACGCTGTCCGGTTGCAGCAAGGAATGATTATGGAGCTACTTTGCCCGGCAGGGAATTTACCTGCGCTGAAAGCGGCAGTCGATAATGGTGCCGATGCGGTTTATATCGGCCTGAAAGACGATACCAATGCGCGTCATTTTGCCGGCCTGAATTTCACCGAGAAAAAGCTCCAGGAGGCGGCCAACTATGTTCACCGTCATCGCCGCAAACTGCATATTGCCATCAATACATTTGCGCACCCTGACGGTTATCAGCGCTGGGAACGCGCCGTGGACATGGCCGCGCAGCTCGGTGCCGATGCCTTAATCCTCGCGGATATCGCGATGCTTGATTACGCCGCCAATAAATATCCTCATGTCGAACGCCACGTCTCGGTGCAGGCATCCGCTACCAACGACGAAGCGATCCGTTTCTATAAACGTAATTTCGACGTCGCCCGCGTGGTGTTGCCGCGTGTGCTTTCCATGCATCAGGTGCGCCAGCTCTCACGCACGACGGTTGTGCCGCTGGAAGTGTTCGCGTTCGGCAGCCTGTGCATCATGGCCGAAGGCCGCTGCTATCTGTCCTCCTATCTGACCGGTGAATCCCCGAACACCGTTGGCGCGTGTTCGCCGGCGCGCTTCGTCCGCTGGCAGCAAACCGCACAGGGCATGGAATCCCGCCTGAACGACGTGCTGATCGACCGTTATGACGAAGGCGAAAATGCCGGATATCCGACGCTGTGCAAAGGCCGTTATCTGGTGGATGGTGCGAAGTATCACGCGCTGGAAGAGCCGACCAGCCTGAATACGCTGGAGCTTCTGCCGGAACTGTTTGCCGCCAATATTGCGTCAGTGAAGATTGAGGGGCGCCAGCGCAGCCCGGCGTATGTCAGCCAGGTCGCCCGCGTCTGGCGTGCGGCGATCGACCGTTGCATGGCCGATCCACAGAATTTCAAAACCGATGCCGCGTGGATGAGCACGCTGGGTGCAATGTCTGAAGGTACGCAAACCACGCTCGGTGCGTATCACCGCAAATGGCAGTGACTTAAGAGACGATGATGAAATATTCTTTAGGAGCGATCCTTTATTACTGGCCGAAAGCGCAGGTTGAAGCGTTTTATCAGGCCGCCGCAGAAAGCAGCGCCGACGTAATTTATATCGGGGAAAATGTCTGCACCAAACGCCGTGAAATGAAAGTGAACGACTGGATGGAAATCGCGCGCCAGCTGGCAGCGACCGGCAAACAGGTCGTCATCTCCACGCTGGCCTTATTACAGGCGCCTTCCGAACTGAATGAGCTGAAGCGTTACGTCGAAAACGGTGAGTTTCTCCTGGAAGCTAATGATTTCGGCGCCGTAAATATGGCGGCGGAGCGCAACCTGCCGTTTGTGGCTGGCCATGCACTGAACTGCTACAACGCGGTCACACTTAAGATTTTGCAAAAACAGGGGATGGTGCGCTGGTGTATGCCCGTCGAGCTTTCCCGCGACTGGCTGGTGAATCTGCTGAATCAGTGTCAGGATCTGGGTATTCGCGATAAGTTTGAAGTGGAAGTGCTCTCCTACGGACACCTGCCGCTGGCGTACTCGGCACGCTGTTTCACCGCGCGTTCGGAAAATAAAGCCAAGGACGAATGCGAAACCTGCTGCATTGATTATCCGCAGGGTCGCAAAGTGCTGTCGCAGGAAAATCAGCAGGTGTTTGTGCTTAATGGTATCCAGACACAGAGTGGCTATTGCTACAATCTCGGCAATGAATTGATGTCGATGCAGGGGCTGGTGGATATCGTGCGGCTGTCCCCGGAAAGCATGGATTCCCTCACCACGCTGGAAGCCTTCCGTAACAACGAGCGCGGATTAGCACCGCTTCATCTGACCGATAAAGCTGACTGTAACGGTTACTGGCAGCGTGTCGCCGGGCTGGAGCTGCGTCAGTAATACTCTGGCGCTTAAAGCAAAAGGGATATGACGTTGCGGTCATATCCCTTTTTTGATCATGCGCTTTTATGCTTACGTCTGAACATCGTCCGCAGCCGGACGCCATCGCGCAACATCCCCACCGCGATACCGATAAAGGTGTAAAACCCGCAGAGAAGCAGCAGCATCAGAATATCGCCGCCGACGTCTTTGAACGGCAACCCCATCTGATTCACCCCGGCAATCGCTTTGGTCGCCCACGTCGAAGGCAGCATGGAAGAAATCCCCCTCACCCACGCGGGCATCGCCTGAAGCGGCCAGATAGTGCCGGAAATGTAGAAGACAGGCGTGGTCAGAAAAGCTAACGTCAGGTAGATAAGTTCAACGCTGCGCAGGCATTCCGTCACCAGTTTACCCAGCCCTAACACGGCCAGCAGGAACGGAAACGTCAGCAAGAGGATCTCAGGAATACTCGCCGTCTGCCGGTAGCCTAAAATCCATGGCCACAGCACGAACAGAACGATCGACAAAAATAACCACACCGGGATCAGCGCAGAAATCCCGCCGAGAAATGCCGGGATTGCCGGTTTCCCGGAGGGGCCGCTGTTAAGAACGATGCTGACGCGCACGCTGGCGATCAACAGAGAATGCTGTAATAACATCACCAGCAGACCGGGAAAAATGATTGCCGCGAAACTGATGCCGGGGTTAAACAGATCGAGCGTCTGGCCGACCATTGGCGACAACACCACGCTGGCCTGTCGTTCGCTGAATCCGTTACGCAACAGGAGATCGCTATTGTACTGCGTAAGGATCGACTGGTACGCAGCCAGTACATCCTGCTGGATCTGGCCGTTCGCCAGCCGGTTGGTGGCATCGCCGTACACCGGGATCACAATGTTCTGACCGGCGAGAATTTTCTTTTCAAGATCGACCGGCATGATAATCACCGCGAACAGCTGGCGCAGCGCCAGATCGTGTTCCGCATCCGCCAGATTTTCGTACTGCACGGTTTTGACTTTCGATGTAGCGTCAAGCTGACGGGTCAGCATCCGGCTGGCGGAGCTGTGGTCCTGATCAACCACCGCCACCGGCAAATCCCACACCGTACGGTTGGCGTAGACCAGGCTCATTACGCACAGCGAGATCAGCAACATCATCCACATTGGTTTATCGAGCAGGCCGGTAAGCACTTTGCTGAACGTACCCCACCAGGTTTTGAACCATTCACGACGGGTCATTTTCCTGGCTCCTGTTGTTTCATCCGCAGGTATAACCGCCTGCGCACGAGGAAGCCGGTGATCAGCGGGTAAATCAGCAGGATGGCGCAAACCATCAGAATGCCGCGCACTGAGACCTCTCGCAGGAAGACGTCAAACATCGCGGCCAGCGCGTAACTGAGCGGTTCGATGCCGGAGATAATACGTGCAGGCAGCGGCATCGAGAGCACCGGCACCGCCATGCCGGAGAAGGTCAGCGCGATACTGACGAAGATCCCCATCATGGTGTAGGCGGTAATGGTGGTTTTAGTGAAGGTGAACAGCAGCAGCCCGAGGCTCTGGGCGGCAATCACATAGAAAAAGCCGACAAGCAACATATAGAGCGGATTGCCGCTAACCCGCGCATCAAAGAACCCCACCAGCATGGCGATTTCCACCATCAGCAAGGTCGTGAAACACAATGTGTACGGGGCAAGTTTTCCGAGCAACGCCAGGGTAAACGACGGTGCGCTGAGCAACGCCTGACTGCGTGCCATCACGTAGATCATGCAAGTCACGGTGAAAAGTTGCAGCAGGTGAATGGTGGCGGCGAACTGCTGGTAGTAAATGTAACTGCCGCTGGCGTTAAACAGGCTACCGTAGGAGAGATCAACGCTCGCCAGCGACGGCAGCGTTTTGCCGATTTCCTTGGCGATAATCGAACGGTAGCGGGTGTTGAGTTCGGTGATAAGCCCGCTGAAATCCTGCGTGGAGTATAAACCGGCACCATAGAACAAAGCGTTATAGTACAGAACAACGCTCGGCTGTTTTCCGGCCAACACGTCGGCTTCGAAATCCGTGGGAATATACAGCAGCGCGTAATCTTGTGCCGTGCGCAGCCGGTATTCGGCCTCCTGCAATCCACCGTTGAAAACCTGCACATGAGCGTGGGAACCGGCATCGAGTTTACGGACCAGTGTTTTCGAGAGACTGCTGTGATCGTTATCGACTACCGATACCGGTAAGTCCAGCAAAGTGCCTTCCGAAAAATTGCTGCTGATAAGCCCGAACAGCAGCAAGGGGAAAATCCAGCACAGCCAGTGAATCACCGGTTTACGGAAGGCAAAACTGACCTCGCGGTTAAAAGCACGGCTAAAGCAGCGCCATCCGGCCTTTATCCTTTCACTGCGCGGCGCTTTGACCCGCTTCACTTCGCCTTCCACTGCCACAGCGCGCTCATGCCCTGACGCAGACCGGGCACCGGTTTCGCCGGGTACAGACGCACTTCGAAGGTCTTGAGATCGAAGTCGCCCGTCGCACGCGTCGCACGTTTGGTGGCGTAATCGCCTAGCGGCGCGATGTAGCGCACTTCAGCCTCAATCAGCTGATTGTTCAACGCAGGCACGCGCATTTGCACTTTGTCGCCTTTGCGCACGCCAGCCAGAATATCTTCACGCAGGTTAAAAACAAAATAGGCATCCGGCAGGCGGACTAATGTCAGCAACGGACTGTTAGCACTTTCCAGCTCGCCAACTTCTACCGGGATCGGCCCCACTTCTCCATCAACCGGCGCTTTGACCTGTAAGTCGTCGGTTTGCGCTTTCAGCTCAAGTAAATTTTCTTCCGCCTGACGCAGCTGTGCGGCGTAGCTTTCGCGTTGTTCAACGCGGTCGCCGTTAGTGCCTTCATCAAGATTGGCTTTGGCGACCAGCACCTGCTGATAGGCGCTGTCGCGGGCACGGCGGGAATCTTCTAAATCAGAGGCAGAAATAAAGCCTTTCGCCGCGACCCTGGCGTTGCGGTTGTAGAGATCGCGGGCGTTGATATATTCGGCCTGAGACTGCGCCAGCGTGGCTTTCAGGTTACGAATACTTTCTTCACGTGTACCGTTTACGGAGAGGTCGAGCTGAGCTTTCGCCTGATCACGTGCTGCTTCCAGTGCACGCAGCTGCGCCATCATTTCCGGGCTGTCGAGAGTAATCAGCAACTGGCCGGCTTTGACATCATCCCCCCGCTCAACATGGCGCTCAATCACGCGCCCTTTGGCTTTCGAGGCGACAATAACCTCAGGCGCATCCACTTCGCCCTGCAACAATAAATCCTGATTGTGCGCGCGGAATAAGACCGCTAAAGACACCGCTACGGCGACCAGCAGAAGGGTCAATAAAATACGTTTGCTCATGTGTTGCCTGATCCTTTTTTCTCGCCAGTTTTTTCAACGGCATGGAGTTTCCATTCCTTTATCGTCCGTTTTAACCGCGCTCCATTTTCGGAGTAATAAGTTCATCATAGGTGACGTTCAATCATAGCGGCGCAGACAAAGACGTTTTAACACAAAACAACATATTGGTTGAAACGATAAATTGAACATAATCCATAGTCACTACGTATGAATAAGAGGATCAGGAAAGGCACAAATGCAGTATTCAATCTGCGATGAATGGGTAATACTCGTTCTAATTATGAGCATTTTTAGCGGGCGAGCCGCTTTCTTTTCGCCCCTCAACGAGTGAGCCGTGACTATGTCTGATAAACACACCGTTCCCCTTTCCGTTCTCGATCTGGCACCTGTTCCACAAGGTTCTGATCCCGCGCAGGCCTTTAAATCGTCCCTGGAACTGGCGCAACATGCTGAGAAATGGGGCTATCAACGTTACTGGATGGCAGAACACCACAACATGACCGGCATCGCCAGCGCGGCGACATCGGTATTGCTGGGTTACATCGCGGGCGGCACGAAATCTATTCGCGTCGGTTCCGGCGGTGTCATGCTGCCCAACCATTCCCCGCTGGTGATTGCCGAACAGTTCGGCACGCTGGCCACGCTGTATCCGAACCGTGTCGATCTGGGTCTTGGCCGTGCGCCGGGTACCGATCAGCGCACCATGATTGCTCTTCGCCGTCATCTTTCCGGCGAAATCGATAACTTCCCGAAAGATGTGCAGGAATTGCAGATGTATTTCGGTGAAGTTCAGCCGCATCAGGCAGTTCAGGCCGTACCGGGTCAGGGATTGCATGTGCCAATCTGGTTGCTGGGTTCAAGCCTGTACAGCGCTCAGCTGGCTGCCGCGCTCGGGTTACCCTTCGCCTTTGCATCGCATTTCGCGCCGGACATGCTGTATCAGGCATTAGCGATTTACCGCAGCAAGTTCCAGCCCTCCGGGCAGCTTGAAAAGCCGTATGCGATGGTGTGTCTCAACGCTATTGGCGCAGATACCGATGAAGAAGCGCGCCGGATGTTTACCTCCAATCAGCAGCAGTTTATTAATCTGCGCCGCGGTATGCCGGGCAAACTGCCTGCACCGGTGGATAACATAGAAAGCCTGTGGTCTGCATCAGAACGCTTTGGTGTGGATAACGCACTGCGTATGTCGGTGGTCGGTAATAAAGACACACTGCGTCAGGGTTTGCAGTCGATTCTGCGTGAAACGCAAGCCGATGAGCTGATGATCAATGGACAGATTTTTGACCAGCAGGCGCGTTTGCGCTCGTTTGAAATCGTCTCTGAGTTACAGGGCGATTTGGTGAAAGAACAGCGCATCAGCTAAGCACTTCGACAAATGACCGACGAAAAAAAACCAGCCTGTGAAGGCTGGTTTTTTATTATCTGAACTTCAGTAAACCGAAGTGCGATAAATTATGCGTCAGTAGTACGACGTGGTGCGCGGCTTGGCGGACGACGTTCGCCAGCTGCTGAAGAACCTTCACGACGGTCGCCGCTGAAAGAACGTGGAGCGCCGTTACCACGACGTTCGCCACCAGCACCGGCTGGACGATCACCGTTGAAAGAACGCGGAGCACCGTTACCACGACGCTCGCCACCAGCACCGGCCGGACGTTCGCGACGTGCAGGCTGCGGCTGAGCATCACCCAGCAACTGCATGTTCATCGGTTTGTTCAGGATGCGGGTACGGGTGAAATGAGACAGAATCTCGCCCGGCATACCTTTCGGCAGTTCGATAGTAGAGTGCGTACCGAACAGCTTGATGTTACCAATGTAACGGCTGCTGATGTCGCCTTCGTTAGCGATCGCGCCAACGATGTGACGAACTTCAACACCATCATCACGACCCACTTCGATACGGTACAGTTCCATATCGCCAGCTTCACGACGTTCACGACGCGGGCTGTCACCATCACGTGCAGGACGGTCATTGCTGCGAGCCGGACGGTCACGACGATCGCCACGGTCACCGCGGTCGCCACGTTCTTCAAATTCACGACGCGGTGGACGGCTTTTGAAGATTGGGTCAGCGGCAACGATCAGAGGACGTTCGCCCTGTGCCATTTTCAGCAGTGCAGCAGCCAGCGTTTCGATGTCCAACTCTTCTGCAGGTTGCAGTTTAGCCAACAGCGCGCGGTACTGATCCAGATCGCTGCTTTCCAGTTGTTGCTGAACTTTTGCTGCGAACTTAGCAAGACGACGCTCGCCCAGCACATCAGCAGTAGGAATTTCAACTTCTGGAATGGTCAGCTTCATGGTGCGTTCAATGTTACGCAACAGGCGACGTTCACGGTTCTCAACGAACAGTAATGCGCGACCTGCACGGCCAGCACGACCGGTACGGCCGATACGGTGAACGTAAGACTCAGAATCCATCGGGATGTCGTAGTTAACAACCAGGCTGATACGTTCTACGTCGAGACCACGTGCTGCCACGTCGGTTGCGATCAGAATGTCCAGACGGCCATCTTTCAGACGTTCCAGTGTCTGCTCACGCAGGGCCTGGTTCATATCACCGTTCAGTGCAGCGCTGCTGTAGCCGCTACGTTCCAGGGCTTCAGCCACTTCCAGCGTCGCGCTTTTAGTACGCACGAAGATGATGGCTGCATCAAAGTCTTCAGCTTCCAGGAAACGCACCAGAGCTTCATTTTTACGCAGGCCGTGCACAGTCCAGTAACTCTGGCTGATGTCCGGACGGGTAGTGATGCTTGACTGAATGCGTACTTCCTGTGGATCTTTCATGAAGCGACGGGTAATACGACGGATCGCTTCTGGCATGGTTGCAGAGAACAACGCGGTCTGATGCTGAGCCGGGATCTGCGCCATGATAGTTTCGACATCTTCGATGAAGCCCATACGCAGCATTTCATCGGCTTCGTCCAGTACCAGACCGCTCAGGTTAGAGAGGTTCAGGGTGCCACGTTTCAGGTGGTCCAGCAGGCGGCCCGGGGTACCCACAACAACTTGTGGACCTTGACGCAGTGCGCGCAGCTGAACGTCATAGCGCTGGCCGCCGTAAAGGGCAACCACATTCACGCCATGCATATGTTTAGAGAAGTCAGTCATTGCTTCAGCAACCTGAACCGCCAGTTCGCGGGTGGGTGCCAGAACAAGAATTTGTGGTGCTTTCAGTGAAGCATCAATGTTGTGCAGCAAAGGTAAAGAGAATGCAGCAGTTTTACCGGAACCGGTCTGCGCCATACCCAGAACATCGCGGCCGCTCAGCAGGTGAGGAATACACTCAGCCTGGATTGGTGAAGGTTTTTCGTAGCCCAAATCGGTAAGGGCAGAAATGATCGGAGCAGACAGCCCCAGGTCAGCAAAAGAGATTTCAAGCTCAGTAGTCATGTACACGTGCCTCATTAATAATGGCAGCCAGTCTACATAACTCGTCGAGAAAATTTTCAGTCATTTTCATTGAAAAGTGTGAACCGGCTCAAATTAGATTATAAAACGAACAAAGCAACCCTCGCCCGTTAAGGCGCTTAAAAATGGAAAAAACCATGATTAATCAGGCTGATTGGTGTCGTCAGCTATTGCTGGTCCGATTCTGATAGGTCGTCTTGCTCTTGGCCCAAAAGCGCCAATTCCAACAATGCATAGCGGTGCTCAACAAAGTTGTGAACGTTGTTAGCTACCGTCAGTTTGAACAGTGCCGCGGCGCTGTTCTTGTCCCCCAGACTTAGGTAATGCTTACCTAAATAGAAGTCAGTTTCACTGAGATGCTCAGCGAGCGAAGTGTTATCCGTTGCTTCTGCCTTGAGGCGTTCCATCAGCGTAGTTTCGCTGATTTTGCCCAGGTAGAATTCGACGATATTCCATCCCCATTGCCCTCTGTCCGCTTTGTCATAACGCTGTTGAAGCGCTACGTCGGCATCCTTCGGATTGATTTCTCGCTCCGCAAGGTAAAGCCATAACGAACGGAAGGGATCATTTGGATCGTCTCGATAAAACGCCTGCAGATCATCCTGCGCTAACGAGAATCGGCCACCGTAATACAGTGCGATACCTCGGTTCAAACGCGCGTAGTTGTAAGTTGGATCAAGCTCTAGTACAGAATCAAACGCTTCATAGGCAGCATCGAAATTGCCTGCCTGCGTTAGGTAAATCCCCAGGTAGTTAAAAACTTCTGGCATATCAGGACGAATAGACAGCGCTTGTGAAAAATCATTTCGCGCCAGTGCTCTTAGCCCGAGACTATCATACAGCACACCGCGCTCATATAATAGCTGTGCTCT comes from the Enterobacteriaceae bacterium Kacie_13 genome and includes:
- the yrbN gene encoding protein YrbN, giving the protein MKMTENFLDELCRLAAIINEARVHDY
- the nlpI gene encoding lipoprotein NlpI, whose protein sequence is MKPFLRWCYVATALMLAGCSNHDWRKNEVLAIPLQPTLQQEVILARMEQILASRSLTDDERAQLLYERGVLYDSLGLRALARNDFSQALSIRPDMPEVFNYLGIYLTQAGNFDAAYEAFDSVLELDPTYNYARLNRGIALYYGGRFSLAQDDLQAFYRDDPNDPFRSLWLYLAEREINPKDADVALQQRYDKADRGQWGWNIVEFYLGKISETTLMERLKAEATDNTSLAEHLSETDFYLGKHYLSLGDKNSAAALFKLTVANNVHNFVEHRYALLELALLGQEQDDLSESDQQ
- a CDS encoding DEAD/DEAH family ATP-dependent RNA helicase, yielding MTTELEISFADLGLSAPIISALTDLGYEKPSPIQAECIPHLLSGRDVLGMAQTGSGKTAAFSLPLLHNIDASLKAPQILVLAPTRELAVQVAEAMTDFSKHMHGVNVVALYGGQRYDVQLRALRQGPQVVVGTPGRLLDHLKRGTLNLSNLSGLVLDEADEMLRMGFIEDVETIMAQIPAQHQTALFSATMPEAIRRITRRFMKDPQEVRIQSSITTRPDISQSYWTVHGLRKNEALVRFLEAEDFDAAIIFVRTKSATLEVAEALERSGYSSAALNGDMNQALREQTLERLKDGRLDILIATDVAARGLDVERISLVVNYDIPMDSESYVHRIGRTGRAGRAGRALLFVENRERRLLRNIERTMKLTIPEVEIPTADVLGERRLAKFAAKVQQQLESSDLDQYRALLAKLQPAEELDIETLAAALLKMAQGERPLIVAADPIFKSRPPRREFEERGDRGDRGDRRDRPARSNDRPARDGDSPRRERREAGDMELYRIEVGRDDGVEVRHIVGAIANEGDISSRYIGNIKLFGTHSTIELPKGMPGEILSHFTRTRILNKPMNMQLLGDAQPQPARRERPAGAGGERRGNGAPRSFNGDRPAGAGGERRGNGAPRSFSGDRREGSSAAGERRPPSRAPRRTTDA